Within the Pseudomonadota bacterium genome, the region CCCACCGTGCTGAGACCCGCTCCCGGAGACGTTCAAGGGGTCTATGTGCTCGACGCCAGAGACACCGACACCCCCATCATCAAGGCCACGCGCAACGGGTACGACGACATGTACCTGCGCTTCAGCCTGAAACAAGAAGCCGACGGCCCACGCTGGGAATGGACCTCGACCAATGCATCCGGCGAATACGTGCGCACCAACCCGAACGTTCCCGACATCAACAAGTGGCGCCGCGTGGCGGTGACCACCGACCGACCCGACGATGGTCCGCAGTTCTGGAAGACGCTTGCCATCGAGGGGCTGACGGCCGATCTCGGCGTCTGGCAGAAGGTTGACCCCGCCCTGAACAGCAGCCCCGACGCGCAGATCGAGTACGGGGCGGAGAGCTTCAGCGCGGTGCGGGCGCAGTCGTTCCGCCCGGGCACGGTCGTCATTCCCAACGCCTCTGCGCCAGAGCCCATCTTCGTCACCCGCCCGTGGTTCCACACCATCCAGATCAAGCTCGGTGGCGGCATTGCAGACAAGACATCCGTCGCCCTTCCCGCATTCAGCCCGCGCTACGGCCCGTTCAGCTATGTGGCGTTCGATGTCGCCATCGGGCTCGCTGGCCTGGCGCTGCTGGGGTGGTGGTTCGGCGTGAAGATGCCGGCCCGTCGCCGCCTGCGGCTCGAAGAGAATGCGCAGCGAGGTCTGGTGTCGCGCATCATCGAGCAGACCAGCGAGATGAAGGACCCCGCCGATCTGCCCCCGCTGCTGGGACAGACCCTGACCTGCAACAGCGGCGCATCGTTCGTGGTGCTCTCGCTGCTGGGAAGGGGCGGCATGGGCGCGGTCTTCGACGCGGTCTCTGACAGCCCGGAACGCCGGCAAGACGAGCACTGGGCCATCAAGGTCGTCTTCAGCGACGTGCTCGAAGACGCAGA harbors:
- a CDS encoding serine/threonine protein kinase; amino-acid sequence: PTVLRPAPGDVQGVYVLDARDTDTPIIKATRNGYDDMYLRFSLKQEADGPRWEWTSTNASGEYVRTNPNVPDINKWRRVAVTTDRPDDGPQFWKTLAIEGLTADLGVWQKVDPALNSSPDAQIEYGAESFSAVRAQSFRPGTVVIPNASAPEPIFVTRPWFHTIQIKLGGGIADKTSVALPAFSPRYGPFSYVAFDVAIGLAGLALLGWWFGVKMPARRRLRLEENAQRGLVSRIIEQTSEMKDPADLPPLLGQTLTCNSGASFVVLSLLGRGGMGAVFDAVSDSPERRQDEHWAIKVVFSDVLEDADSRERFRREVAVTSRLSDPNIVKVLDSGLYQSGSKAWPFMVMEKVDGRDLRAYLEDGSIQSVPLVTVLDWILETLHALKTAHAVGVIHRDLKPDNIMITRSGHAKVMDFGIARQVDAKTLTKTGTAMGTPAYMSPEHLNAKDISPAADIYSMGVIMYELLTGKWPYDTGEDGATDGWQLLSKMMTDDPVPIDTQRTDLPDGLAEVVMRMINPSLSTRYASAEAVLEAIYPIYDRLSPNERK